One stretch of Chryseobacterium fluminis DNA includes these proteins:
- the bshB1 gene encoding bacillithiol biosynthesis deacetylase BshB1, with translation MKTDILAFGAHPDDVELGCGGTIAKLVSEGKICAIVDLTKGELGTRGTDETRRLEAADSAKILGVAARENLGMKDGFLENSEEYQMRIVKMVRKYRPEIVLANAIDDRHPDHAKGAKLVSDACFLSGLRKIETVLEGENQEVWRPKHIFHYIQWKDIKPEFVIDISGYLDKKIAACMAFKTQFYDPASKEPETPITSKDFFESLTYRAQDLGRLSGVTYAEGFTSEKLISLKNFDGIVW, from the coding sequence ATGAAAACAGATATACTAGCGTTCGGTGCTCATCCGGATGATGTAGAGTTAGGATGTGGGGGAACCATTGCCAAATTGGTCTCAGAAGGAAAAATTTGTGCTATCGTAGATCTCACGAAAGGTGAACTCGGAACCAGGGGCACCGATGAGACGAGAAGACTGGAAGCAGCGGACTCTGCCAAAATTTTAGGGGTAGCGGCGAGGGAAAACCTGGGTATGAAAGATGGTTTTCTTGAGAATTCTGAAGAATACCAGATGAGGATTGTAAAAATGGTACGCAAATACAGGCCGGAAATCGTCTTGGCCAATGCAATCGATGACAGACATCCGGACCACGCAAAAGGAGCCAAATTAGTATCGGATGCGTGCTTTTTATCGGGACTCAGAAAAATTGAAACGGTTCTGGAAGGAGAAAATCAGGAAGTATGGAGACCGAAGCATATTTTTCACTATATCCAGTGGAAGGATATCAAGCCGGAATTTGTTATTGATATTTCCGGTTATCTGGATAAAAAAATTGCAGCGTGTATGGCTTTCAAAACCCAGTTTTATGACCCTGCTTCAAAGGAACCCGAAACTCCGATAACATCGAAAGACTTTTTTGAAAGTCTTACGTACCGGGCTCAGGATTTGGGCAGGCTTTCGGGAGTTACTTATGCTGAGGGATTTACGTCTGAGAAG